The Oncorhynchus keta strain PuntledgeMale-10-30-2019 chromosome 28, Oket_V2, whole genome shotgun sequence DNA segment AAGAAACTACAAATCTACGGGGCAGGGCCTAAGATGATGGGGCTAGGTCTGGTTCCCAGGAATAAGAGCATCCCCAAGAAAGGTAACACAActcacccccctccctcaccaCTGGGTGTGTCTGGAAAAAGTAGAATACGGTGCAATTTCAGAAGCAGTTTCTTATCAAGTCAGTCTGTGTTGAATGCTGGGTAAGGTTACTGCTGGTCTCCTTCCAGAAGAGCTGCCTCAGACTGTGACTGTCCGTGATGCAGTTGCTGCGGTCCAGGACAAGGAGGAACCAGGAGAGGTCAAAGAGGGAGACTCCAGCACAGTCACCCCCACGCCACCGCCTCCCTCTGATGTGAAGAAAGAGGAAGATGATGATGGTGGAGACAGACATGATGAAAAGGACCAAGACGACCCTAACGGTGATGGGCCCTGCACCAAGATGACCATGAGGTTGAGACGTAACCTCAGCAACCCCCAGTTTGTAAGTGGCCTAGTTTCAATTCACCCTTATGGGCCGGTTGCCCAGAGACTGATTAAGACTAATCCTGTACTGAGGAGCGTGATCAGTGGAGATTCTCTGTCTGGGAATCGAATCCTCTATTATCTGATCCTAAATCAGATGTTATAGATAATCTAATCATAAGGATGGACATTTTAAATGGAAAAACAAAGATCATTGAACACTACACTGAGTGGGTGTGGCGGGGGGGGGATTTaccactcaatattaggaaggtgttcttaatgtttggtatactcactGCCCATTAATTTAATggatataacatttacatttactattCCCTTAGTTAGAAACTTTCCAACAACTGGGTGTACGCCAATTCATGCTTTTTACTGTCAATTTAAATGGAGAACTTAAATTCCATCTCACTAATCTGTTCTGGTTTCTGCTAAGGTGGATTCGTTTGTGTGTCGGATGTGTGGCCGTGGCGACGAGGATGAGAAGCTCCTGCTGTGTGACGGTTGTGACGACAACTACCACACCTTCTGTCTACTGCCCCCCCTCACTGAAGCCCCCAAGGGCAACTGGCGCTGCCCCAAATGTGTGGCTGAGGTGAGAGAGAGTCATGGAGAACCACAGCATCCTGTTGTGTCAAACAAACATCATTCTATGTGGGTGCAGCCAGCCAGTCTATTTTAACCTGGGGAGTTAGttgctaggtttccatccaatttgcgACAGATTTTTATGTGAATATTATAAAATCTGCATACAAAAATATCCCCACCAGAGGTGTTTCTTTCAGGCTGACTTTGTTGTAAATAAAAGGCTGTGTGTATGATGACGTGGTGCACATAAAAAAATGTGCATATATTTTATGTACTTACGTTTTCCACTCTACTGATAGTTTTGTCTCAAACTGTTGCGATAAAAGCACAAATGAAGACTATTGATTTTTAGGACCACACGACATGACATTGCTTGACTGTAAATGTACCTACATTTACCATGGTTATTCTATTGGCAATTGCGCAAGAAATCATTTTCACTGCAATTCGTCACATGATTAATTTAAGACAcaacccccccctttaagatttagatgcactattgtaaagtgactattctactggatgtcataaggtgaatgcaccaatttgtaagtcgctctggataagagcgtctgctaaatgacttaaatgtaaatgtacaatcCCACTATGTCGAACGAACAAATGGTGATTTATAAAATTGTAACACAAAATAAAACACAGGCTTGATgtttatacaacaggtgggtctataTCTCGTGGAATGATGAAATAGTAttaattaaattaatcaaaataatgtctttaatgaaaaatatgtcaatcattattttaatgttggtaacccgttgtctAAAAGTCATAATGTCCTTGAAGCTGGtgttttggaggatatattgacaCGTGCCAATATCCTTCAAACAccagcttcgagggcattatcacttaagtaAACCAGTTAGGAAAATCACTGGGAATCAACTTAGCATTATATTCATCTGTAATTATTTTCTTTGCCTCTGTCCAATCCATCTCTTCAATGCCCTCATGTCTGCCTCTCCTCTACTTCCCTGTAGGAGTGTAAAAGACCAGCGGAGGCCTTCGGTTTTGAGCAGGCTACCAGAGAATACACCCTGCAGAGTTTTGGGGAGATGGCAGACACATACAAAGCAGACTACTTCAATATGCCTGTCCATGTACGTAGCCCTGTACAAACCTAAAAGACAAATGCTTTACTCTGATGTGGACAGAAACTGTTATTCATTCTGAACATCGGTTGAATTTTTATCTTGTTAGTAACAACCTTTGTGTGTGAAGATGGTTCCTACAGAGCTGGTGGAGAAAGAGTTCTGGCGCTTGGTTAGTAGCATAGAGGAGGATGTGACAGTGGAGTATGGCGCCGACATCCACTCTAAAGAGTTTGGCAGTGGATTCCCCATGAACAATGGCAAGAAGAACCTCTCACTAGAGGAAGCGGTAACTAGCTACTAAACGatcttcctttctgtctctccttaaTTCAACTGATCATTTCACTCCTGTAGGTCTTCATATGCCAGTTTCTCTACATGGTTCTGTTTCCCCTAATTGAGGGATTTACAAAGTTATTTACTATTACTTCATGTAACACTATATACAGTTCCTCTAAACCATTACCTGTACATGGTCCTCTGTCTGCAGGATTATGCCCGCAGCGGCTGGAACCTGAATGTGATGCCAGTGCTGGAGCAGTCGGTGCTGTGCCACATCAACGCCGATATCTCTGGTATGAAGGTGCCCTGGCTGTACGTGGGTATGGTATTCTCAGCCTTCTGCTGGCACATCGAAGACCACTGGAGCTACTCCATCAACTACCTGCACTGGTAAATAGGACACTAACTACCACACACTACAGGACATGTTACAAACCGTACAGGAGACATGAGAAATTAATAGGCAGTTCATCTGTAGATGGTTGAGATGATTGTCCTTTTAGGTCCACTGTCTTTAAACAGCATTCTAGATGTATTGACTGATAGATATTGTTAGTGTGACTAAAGCTGTTCCCTTCTCTGCCCCCTCCTGCAGGGGTGAGCCTAAGACGTGGTACGGGGTTCCCTCTGTAGCAGCAGAACGGTTAGAGGAGGTGATGAAGAAGCTGACCCCAGAGCTGTTTGAGTCCCAGCCTGACCTCCTCCACCAGCTGGTTACTATTATGAACCCCAACATCCTCATGTCTCACGGGGTCCCAGTGAGTAATGACACatgtacacatcacacacatcttCATATTCTAGTGGTGATCGATGATACTGTGAGAAATGTCCATGCTGATAACCTCCTTTCCATTTGATTGACAGGTTGTACGCACCAACCAGTGTGCTGGCGAGTTTGTCATCACGTTCCCCAGGGCTTACCACAGCGGCTTCAATCAGGGATATAATTTTGCTGAAGCCGTTAACTTCTGCACTGCAGACTGGGTATGCCTCTATTCCAATGGGTGTTTTTTATGTAgtcttttcaaaattcttaatTTCCCCTTggttttctctttctccctctgtttacctctgtctgtttctctcccttccctccgcCAGCTGCCTGCGGGGCGCTCCTGTATCGAGCACTACCGTCGTCTGCGGCGGTACTGTGTTTTCTCTCACGAGGAGCTGACCTGTAAGATGGCCGCCTGCCCTGAGAAGCTGGACCTCAACCTGGCCGCTGCCACGCACAGAGAGATGTTCATCATCGTCCAGGAGGAAAGGAAGCTACGCAAGGGCCTGCTGGAGAGGGTGAGACTATTAATCTAGAAGTTGAGCGTGTGAAAGACAGGACTATCTGTGATTTGGTCACTGACTTCAGCAGTAAGTAAAATGACTGGTTTGTGGGAGCCATTTGATTGTTGTGGTTTCTTGCGCAATGTTGTCTGTTTGGTTTATGAGTTTCTTCGATATGTTGGTGTTTGTTGTGGTATCTTGCATAATACTGACTGTCATCAAGGTATACGGTGTTGCTCTTGCATGTGTCGTGGTTTCCTAAAGCCCTGTGTGTTGTGGTCTTTCAGGGTAtcacagaggcagagagggaggcgtTTGAGCTGCTGCCTGATGACGAGAGGCAGTGTGATAATTGCAAGACGACCTGCTtcctgtctgccctggcctgttcCAACTGCCCTGAACGCCTCGTctgtctctaccacacacagGACCTCTGTAGCTGCCCCACAGACAAGCTCTACCTCAGGTACTACTGACCCACTGTCTCTgtgagtctctctttctctccatgtttCGTTTGTTTACCACTAGCGCctcacctgtctcttcctcctccctaccAGGTACAGGTACACTCTGGATGAGCTGTTTGCCATGTTACATCGACTCAAAGTGCGAGCCGAGGTGTTTGATTCATGGGCCAACAGAGTGAAAGAGGCTCTGGAGCAGGAAGAGGGCAACAAGAGAGGTGAGAAATGCCATAGACGCAACCCATAAGATGGGGAAGGTAgaacacactgttctagaattgTGTGAGTTAGATGGGTGAGAATAACAACTGTTCCAAAAGGTGTGTAATGACACGGACTGTGTTTTAACTCTAGGCATCACAGACCTGGAGGTCCTGAAGGCAGAGGCAGCAGAGAAGAAGTTCCCTGACAACGAGCTGCTCCAGAGACTCAACACTGTCCTCACTGACACACATAACTGTCAGCAGACAAGCACTGAACTTCTCAACAAGACACAGACCAGGTAACACACTCACATGACCTAAATCATATCGAACACTGCCATACCCACAACTGCATTGGACTGCTCAATGAGATACCCACAGTAGCACACACtattgtgtatgtgtttgtaggAGGATGACTCTGGCAGAGCTGAAGGCtctagtggagaagatggagaacCTGCCCTGTGTGATGAGCCAGCTGGAGGACGTACAGGTCAGTATCCACCAGCTAGATCTGAGCCCCCAGCGGAAACCAATAAACCTGCTGTAGCTGGAACGTTGTTAATGTCCACACCGCTCTTCCTCCCCTACTTCCTTTCATTCCTTTTTtaattccctctctctcaggcAGTCCTGCGTACAATAGAAGAGTTCCAGACTCAGTCCCGAGCTCTAGTGAGCGACCGGGACTGGCGGCGAGACTCCGCTCCCCCAGACCAACTGCAGGCCCTGTTGGAGAAGGGGGCTGGCCTGCCGGTCGATGCCCCAGAGTGTGAGCTCCTTAAGGGGCTGCAGGAGCAGGGCCGCTGGCTGGGCGAGGTGCGGCAGACCCTGGGGCCCGAGGGCGGTGAGATGACCCTGGCGGTCCTCAGGAACTTGATGGAGGTGGGCTGCAATGTTCCCCAGAGTGTCTCTGTGGAAACAGCCATGGCAGAGCTTCAGGAGCTCCTGACTATAGCAGAACGATGGGAGGAGAAGGCCCAGATCTGCCTAGAGCAACGGTGAGGGACACATGACTCATActgaatctctttctctctctttctcctcactgTCTCACTCAATCGgtcactctttctttctttctctctcatctctcacttgCACACAAGTTCTCAGGTTGTCTGCTCTTCCtaatgtcccctctctctcctggtgtgaTTGCAGGCAGAAGCACCCTCTGTCCACCCTGGATGCCATAGTAAACGAGGCCCAGCTCATCCCAGTCAAGCTGCCCAACATCCTGTCTCTCCAGGGCTGTCTGAGCCGAGCCAAGGCCTGGGTCACTGACCTGGAGGAAATCCAGGCAAGTAGAACCAACTCCTGCTGTCTATTATAAACTTATAACCACGTTCAATAGGCTAACGTTGTGTAATGTCGCAGATAGAAAATGCATAAATACAGCGGATGTGAATTATTTATTGTAAATGTCAGAGGCATGTTTGTTCAACATGTGAATGTTCCACAATGTTGTGCCCTGCTGAATGTAACCCTGGCTTGTCCTCCATtaacctctcttcctctcccgtGTGTGTACTGTAGAATGGGGAGCACTACCCGTGTCTGGATGACCTGGAGGGCTTGGTGGCGATAGGGAGAGACCTCCCTGTCAGGATGGAGGAGCTGAGGCAGCTGGAGCTGCAGGTAGCCAGCGCCCACTCCTGGAGAGACAAGGCCTCCAAGACCTTCCTGAAGAAGAGCAGCCAGCACAGCCTACTACAGGTCAGAGGCCAGGGGTGGAGCGCGTTTTTGAGCCTTTTTAGTTCTTTATCTACAGTGGTTAAAAGATTGGTATTTGCCGCACAATCAATCACTAACACTTCAGGGAACACCAGAAAGAGTGAGAGACTGGCTGTGAATTGGGTGCATGTGAATATTGTTAGTGTTAGCCCTTATTTTAATTTGTCTTTGAATGTGTGGGTCTCACTAACAGCATCATCACATCTTTTTCTTGCTGCAGGTATTGTGTCCGTGTGTGGAGAAACgtaaggagaggggagaagagactGATCCATTAGGTGACCCAGATACCAACACTCTGGGCCTCTCTGCTCAGGACCTGAGAGACCCTGGTGCCATTGTGAGTCTGGCCTAGCCAGACATTATGGCTGTCAAGTGTGTTATTTAGTGtgtccaatgttccctctaaactgcacATGGGCGCGCAGCATCCTGGGACTGCCACGCAGAAGTAATATTAGCCTGCGCAaagaagcacgagattgaactccactcaactttctagagttaTTCTCCTTAATTTTAACTATCAATGTTTCTttttactgtgggaattgtgatcgaatcaacattAGCCACTTTCAATACGACACATCGAAACAAAACTAACTATGCAGTGCTTAGTATGTCAAACTTAGTAAGGCAGAACCCATGAGAGGATTttattgcattgacaggcacgATTCAACCCTCCACAGACCTGTTTGGCATAActaatcagagctgcagtaggacTATATGCAACTAGACCCTTGCTATATATGGATCTGAGccaactggactgtgtttacaggatgagcggtcgtgagtagatgtgcttgttttgagatcaaagtcgAGAGCTGCatgtgcacatttgttcatatcctttgctagttaagTGTGTTATTATCTCAGTTATAGATTTGTAGTCCGCAATAGGCGAATGATTGCTTCCTACAGGAACACAACACGTGTAGATTTCTATCTTTGAAAAGCCAGTCcggtaaagagctttttttggTTTCAAGGGGGAAGTGTTGTAtttagccaataggcagagggtagtaTAATTTGTCttgttctctgtaataatggtatgggaatattAATGCACTTTATTTTGTAacgtggtttcttgcatcaagcAACACATTTTCAGTCACATCCTTCAGCCAAGGagaagtggataaacaggttactgtcaagccctgcatgttttctttcaagtctcatggaatgtaggcatacattgaacaccacacattgtcTGCTAccgtaggctgaatgatagaacagctatttctaTGTTAAAATGTTTTGCTATGCAtcttctccattgtttttgatggtagtcCACTGGCAGGCCTatattatgatcaaatagccacagtagcctactcaACCACTGTCTGAAACTAACTTCAAGTGGA contains these protein-coding regions:
- the LOC118360841 gene encoding lysine-specific demethylase 5C-like isoform X5 translates to MMAMEGEDFVPPPECPVFEPSWEEFQDPLGYIAKIRPIAEKSGICKIRPPADWQPPFAVEVDSFRFTPRIQRLNELEAETRVKLNYLDRIAKFWEIQGSSLKIPNIERRILDLFSLSKVVIEEGGFDIVSKERRWARVAQKLGYPTGRNIGSLLRSHYERIVYPFEVFHAGASLPTKPKLYDGEEVDREYKPHSIPLRQSVQPSKMSSYGRRANRLQPDPDPTEEDIEKNPELKKLQIYGAGPKMMGLGLVPRNKSIPKKEELPQTVTVRDAVAAVQDKEEPGEVKEGDSSTVTPTPPPPSDVKKEEDDDGGDRHDEKDQDDPNGDGPCTKMTMRLRRNLSNPQFVDSFVCRMCGRGDEDEKLLLCDGCDDNYHTFCLLPPLTEAPKGNWRCPKCVAEECKRPAEAFGFEQATREYTLQSFGEMADTYKADYFNMPVHMVPTELVEKEFWRLVSSIEEDVTVEYGADIHSKEFGSGFPMNNGKKNLSLEEADYARSGWNLNVMPVLEQSVLCHINADISGMKVPWLYVGMVFSAFCWHIEDHWSYSINYLHWGEPKTWYGVPSVAAERLEEVMKKLTPELFESQPDLLHQLVTIMNPNILMSHGVPVVRTNQCAGEFVITFPRAYHSGFNQGYNFAEAVNFCTADWLPAGRSCIEHYRRLRRYCVFSHEELTCKMAACPEKLDLNLAAATHREMFIIVQEERKLRKGLLERGITEAEREAFELLPDDERQCDNCKTTCFLSALACSNCPERLVCLYHTQDLCSCPTDKLYLRYRYTLDELFAMLHRLKVRAEVFDSWANRVKEALEQEEGNKRGITDLEVLKAEAAEKKFPDNELLQRLNTVLTDTHNCQQTSTELLNKTQTRRMTLAELKALVEKMENLPCVMSQLEDVQAVLRTIEEFQTQSRALVSDRDWRRDSAPPDQLQALLEKGAGLPVDAPECELLKGLQEQGRWLGEVRQTLGPEGGEMTLAVLRNLMEVGCNVPQSVSVETAMAELQELLTIAERWEEKAQICLEQRQKHPLSTLDAIVNEAQLIPVKLPNILSLQGCLSRAKAWVTDLEEIQNGEHYPCLDDLEGLVAIGRDLPVRMEELRQLELQVASAHSWRDKASKTFLKKSSQHSLLQVLCPCVEKRKERGEETDPLGDPDTNTLGLSAQDLRDPGAIVMAFKEGEHQEKEALLRLQKVNLSKPGVEKKAEKEIKTERENKENGGGRWGEDPMELDTALHSENCGKENGDSNHTTTGSSTPPQSVCVCGQAPRPPLLRCHLCKDWFHGGCVPFPSLLPSSGHPTNPLCWWDWDSRFLCPRCQRSRRPRLETILALLVALQRLPVRLPEGEALQCLTERAITWQGRAKEALDSPEIQGALEKLQELKQNQPHREEEEDVKKVNCESVIVLSDSEGGEGDGVIDLTEENSPKKTLKKEMNGGMQAGCENGVSKKVKSHHNVTGVGSLLPLVPSLKGPVIELSLTTRTQLEELQLEGDLLEVSLDQTSTIHRVLQAALEPHRHTLRTLILIELQEQKGAGRGGRAKDSKRKRKSQRGVTGVEGTPRSLDASECKKTCPLNHTPPHIPIQTHPEIL
- the LOC118360841 gene encoding lysine-specific demethylase 5C-like isoform X4, whose product is MMAMEGEDFVPPPECPVFEPSWEEFQDPLGYIAKIRPIAEKSGICKIRPPADWQPPFAVEVDSFRFTPRIQRLNELEAETRVKLNYLDRIAKFWEIQGSSLKIPNIERRILDLFSLSKVVIEEGGFDIVSKERRWARVAQKLGYPTGRNIGSLLRSHYERIVYPFEVFHAGASLPQTKPKLYDGEEVDREYKPHSIPLRQSVQPSKMSSYGRRANRLQPDPDPTEEDIEKNPELKKLQIYGAGPKMMGLGLVPRNKSIPKKEELPQTVTVRDAVAAVQDKEEPGEVKEGDSSTVTPTPPPPSDVKKEEDDDGGDRHDEKDQDDPNGDGPCTKMTMRLRRNLSNPQFVDSFVCRMCGRGDEDEKLLLCDGCDDNYHTFCLLPPLTEAPKGNWRCPKCVAEECKRPAEAFGFEQATREYTLQSFGEMADTYKADYFNMPVHMVPTELVEKEFWRLVSSIEEDVTVEYGADIHSKEFGSGFPMNNGKKNLSLEEADYARSGWNLNVMPVLEQSVLCHINADISGMKVPWLYVGMVFSAFCWHIEDHWSYSINYLHWGEPKTWYGVPSVAAERLEEVMKKLTPELFESQPDLLHQLVTIMNPNILMSHGVPVVRTNQCAGEFVITFPRAYHSGFNQGYNFAEAVNFCTADWLPAGRSCIEHYRRLRRYCVFSHEELTCKMAACPEKLDLNLAAATHREMFIIVQEERKLRKGLLERGITEAEREAFELLPDDERQCDNCKTTCFLSALACSNCPERLVCLYHTQDLCSCPTDKLYLRYRYTLDELFAMLHRLKVRAEVFDSWANRVKEALEQEEGNKRGITDLEVLKAEAAEKKFPDNELLQRLNTVLTDTHNCQQTSTELLNKTQTRRMTLAELKALVEKMENLPCVMSQLEDVQAVLRTIEEFQTQSRALVSDRDWRRDSAPPDQLQALLEKGAGLPVDAPECELLKGLQEQGRWLGEVRQTLGPEGGEMTLAVLRNLMEVGCNVPQSVSVETAMAELQELLTIAERWEEKAQICLEQRQKHPLSTLDAIVNEAQLIPVKLPNILSLQGCLSRAKAWVTDLEEIQNGEHYPCLDDLEGLVAIGRDLPVRMEELRQLELQVASAHSWRDKASKTFLKKSSQHSLLQVLCPCVEKRKERGEETDPLGDPDTNTLGLSAQDLRDPGAIVMAFKEGEHQEKEALLRLQKVNLSKPGVEKKAEKEIKTERENKENGGGRWGEDPMELDTALHSENCGKENGDSNHTTTGSSTPPQSVCVCGQAPRPPLLRCHLCKDWFHGGCVPFPSLLPSSGHPTNPLCWWDWDSRFLCPRCQRSRRPRLETILALLVALQRLPVRLPEGEALQCLTERAITWQGRAKEALDSPEIQGALEKLQELKQNQPHREEEEDVKKVNCESVIVLSDSEGGEGDGVIDLTEENSPKKTLKKEMNGGMQAGCENGVSKKVKSHHNVTGVGSLLPLVPSLKGPVIELSLTTRTQLEELQLEGDLLEVSLDQTSTIHRVLQAALEPHRHTLRTLILIELQEQKGAGRGGRAKDSKRKRKSQRGVTGVEGTPRSLDASECKKTCPLNHTPPHIPIQTHPEIL
- the LOC118360841 gene encoding lysine-specific demethylase 5C-like isoform X2, whose amino-acid sequence is MMAMEGEDFVPPPECPVFEPSWEEFQDPLGYIAKIRPIAEKSGICKIRPPADWQPPFAVEVDSFRFTPRIQRLNELEAETRVKLNYLDRIAKFWEIQGSSLKIPNIERRILDLFSLSKVVIEEGGFDIVSKERRWARVAQKLGYPTGRNIGSLLRSHYERIVYPFEVFHAGASLPQTKPKLYDGEEVDREYKPHSIPLRQSVQPSKMSSYGRRANRLQPDGPEDSASHPLTTGSQHISASPDPTEEDIEKNPELKKLQIYGAGPKMMGLGLVPRNKSIPKKELPQTVTVRDAVAAVQDKEEPGEVKEGDSSTVTPTPPPPSDVKKEEDDDGGDRHDEKDQDDPNGDGPCTKMTMRLRRNLSNPQFVDSFVCRMCGRGDEDEKLLLCDGCDDNYHTFCLLPPLTEAPKGNWRCPKCVAEECKRPAEAFGFEQATREYTLQSFGEMADTYKADYFNMPVHMVPTELVEKEFWRLVSSIEEDVTVEYGADIHSKEFGSGFPMNNGKKNLSLEEADYARSGWNLNVMPVLEQSVLCHINADISGMKVPWLYVGMVFSAFCWHIEDHWSYSINYLHWGEPKTWYGVPSVAAERLEEVMKKLTPELFESQPDLLHQLVTIMNPNILMSHGVPVVRTNQCAGEFVITFPRAYHSGFNQGYNFAEAVNFCTADWLPAGRSCIEHYRRLRRYCVFSHEELTCKMAACPEKLDLNLAAATHREMFIIVQEERKLRKGLLERGITEAEREAFELLPDDERQCDNCKTTCFLSALACSNCPERLVCLYHTQDLCSCPTDKLYLRYRYTLDELFAMLHRLKVRAEVFDSWANRVKEALEQEEGNKRGITDLEVLKAEAAEKKFPDNELLQRLNTVLTDTHNCQQTSTELLNKTQTRRMTLAELKALVEKMENLPCVMSQLEDVQAVLRTIEEFQTQSRALVSDRDWRRDSAPPDQLQALLEKGAGLPVDAPECELLKGLQEQGRWLGEVRQTLGPEGGEMTLAVLRNLMEVGCNVPQSVSVETAMAELQELLTIAERWEEKAQICLEQRQKHPLSTLDAIVNEAQLIPVKLPNILSLQGCLSRAKAWVTDLEEIQNGEHYPCLDDLEGLVAIGRDLPVRMEELRQLELQVASAHSWRDKASKTFLKKSSQHSLLQVLCPCVEKRKERGEETDPLGDPDTNTLGLSAQDLRDPGAIVMAFKEGEHQEKEALLRLQKVNLSKPGVEKKAEKEIKTERENKENGGGRWGEDPMELDTALHSENCGKENGDSNHTTTGSSTPPQSVCVCGQAPRPPLLRCHLCKDWFHGGCVPFPSLLPSSGHPTNPLCWWDWDSRFLCPRCQRSRRPRLETILALLVALQRLPVRLPEGEALQCLTERAITWQGRAKEALDSPEIQGALEKLQELKQNQPHREEEEDVKKVNCESVIVLSDSEGGEGDGVIDLTEENSPKKTLKKEMNGGMQAGCENGVSKKVKSHHNVTGVGSLLPLVPSLKGPVIELSLTTRTQLEELQLEGDLLEVSLDQTSTIHRVLQAALEPHRHTLRTLILIELQEQKGAGRGGRAKDSKRKRKSQRGVTGVEGTPRSLDASECKKTCPLNHTPPHIPIQTHPEIL
- the LOC118360841 gene encoding lysine-specific demethylase 5C-like isoform X1; protein product: MMAMEGEDFVPPPECPVFEPSWEEFQDPLGYIAKIRPIAEKSGICKIRPPADWQPPFAVEVDSFRFTPRIQRLNELEAETRVKLNYLDRIAKFWEIQGSSLKIPNIERRILDLFSLSKVVIEEGGFDIVSKERRWARVAQKLGYPTGRNIGSLLRSHYERIVYPFEVFHAGASLPQTKPKLYDGEEVDREYKPHSIPLRQSVQPSKMSSYGRRANRLQPDGPEDSASHPLTTGSQHISASPDPTEEDIEKNPELKKLQIYGAGPKMMGLGLVPRNKSIPKKEELPQTVTVRDAVAAVQDKEEPGEVKEGDSSTVTPTPPPPSDVKKEEDDDGGDRHDEKDQDDPNGDGPCTKMTMRLRRNLSNPQFVDSFVCRMCGRGDEDEKLLLCDGCDDNYHTFCLLPPLTEAPKGNWRCPKCVAEECKRPAEAFGFEQATREYTLQSFGEMADTYKADYFNMPVHMVPTELVEKEFWRLVSSIEEDVTVEYGADIHSKEFGSGFPMNNGKKNLSLEEADYARSGWNLNVMPVLEQSVLCHINADISGMKVPWLYVGMVFSAFCWHIEDHWSYSINYLHWGEPKTWYGVPSVAAERLEEVMKKLTPELFESQPDLLHQLVTIMNPNILMSHGVPVVRTNQCAGEFVITFPRAYHSGFNQGYNFAEAVNFCTADWLPAGRSCIEHYRRLRRYCVFSHEELTCKMAACPEKLDLNLAAATHREMFIIVQEERKLRKGLLERGITEAEREAFELLPDDERQCDNCKTTCFLSALACSNCPERLVCLYHTQDLCSCPTDKLYLRYRYTLDELFAMLHRLKVRAEVFDSWANRVKEALEQEEGNKRGITDLEVLKAEAAEKKFPDNELLQRLNTVLTDTHNCQQTSTELLNKTQTRRMTLAELKALVEKMENLPCVMSQLEDVQAVLRTIEEFQTQSRALVSDRDWRRDSAPPDQLQALLEKGAGLPVDAPECELLKGLQEQGRWLGEVRQTLGPEGGEMTLAVLRNLMEVGCNVPQSVSVETAMAELQELLTIAERWEEKAQICLEQRQKHPLSTLDAIVNEAQLIPVKLPNILSLQGCLSRAKAWVTDLEEIQNGEHYPCLDDLEGLVAIGRDLPVRMEELRQLELQVASAHSWRDKASKTFLKKSSQHSLLQVLCPCVEKRKERGEETDPLGDPDTNTLGLSAQDLRDPGAIVMAFKEGEHQEKEALLRLQKVNLSKPGVEKKAEKEIKTERENKENGGGRWGEDPMELDTALHSENCGKENGDSNHTTTGSSTPPQSVCVCGQAPRPPLLRCHLCKDWFHGGCVPFPSLLPSSGHPTNPLCWWDWDSRFLCPRCQRSRRPRLETILALLVALQRLPVRLPEGEALQCLTERAITWQGRAKEALDSPEIQGALEKLQELKQNQPHREEEEDVKKVNCESVIVLSDSEGGEGDGVIDLTEENSPKKTLKKEMNGGMQAGCENGVSKKVKSHHNVTGVGSLLPLVPSLKGPVIELSLTTRTQLEELQLEGDLLEVSLDQTSTIHRVLQAALEPHRHTLRTLILIELQEQKGAGRGGRAKDSKRKRKSQRGVTGVEGTPRSLDASECKKTCPLNHTPPHIPIQTHPEIL